From Polynucleobacter paludilacus:
TACCTGTCCGTCAACGAGAAGCCTTCCTCATGCGTTATTGGGATGAGCTCAGTATTTCTGATACCGCAAAAGCAATGAATTGTAGTGAAGGTAGTGTAAAAACACATTGTTCAAGAGCCACTCAGTCTTTAGCTAAAGCATTGAAATTAAAAGGAATTACCCTGTGAACCACAGCAAAATTGACAATTTGACCCCACTAGAAGCCGATCGCTTTGGTCAGGCCAGCGCTGCTCTTTTGCGTCAGGGAGCCCAAAACTTACCTGCGAACATTAAAGACCGTCTTTATGCAGTACGTATGAAGGCGCTGTCACTGAGCAAAGCTCAAGTGCATGCTCGCTCTAACGTATTAGCCACTAATACTGGTAACTGGTCATCACACTCGAGCACGCTTTGGGATGGCTTCAGATGGGCTGCACCCGTCGCCTTTTTGGTTCTGGGTCTTTATGGTATTGCTCAGTGGCAGCAAGATTCACGAATTAATGACATTGCCCAAGTCGATGCGGCCTTATTAACTGACGATGTTCCACCTGATGCCTATGCAGATAGCGGCTTTTTGAGCTTCTTAAAGAATGGCCCCCTATCAGACTCGGACTCTGATAGCGTAGACCCTTCGACTCACTAAGCCCATACTGGCTAAGCCAGCTTAATTCTGCCTATGCCCCACTCCCTCAAAAACCATCTCGCCAGTAGCCTAGCCCTGCTGGCTTTATGCTTTCTGGGGCCCGTTGGCTTAAGCGGCGCACAAGCTCAAAGCTCTGGAGCAGCAGGTGGAGCTCATGCAAAAGCGACTGGCATTCCCGAGAAAACACCAGATGGAATTTGGGATAACTTAAAACCGAGTCAACAAGCAATATTGGCTCCGCTAGAGGAAGACTGGGATTACCTCACACCCGAAAGTCGTAAACGCTGGGTTCAGGTTTCTAATCTTTACCCAAAGATGAGTGAATCAGAGCAACAACGCCTTCAATCTAGGATGAAGAGTTGGTCGAATTTATCCCAAAAAGATCGTCGCATTGCCCGCGAGAACTATCTTGCCAGCCTGAAGTTTCCTGCAGACAAAAAAGCAGAGGCCTGGAGTGCCTATCAAAAACTGAGCGAAGAACAAAAAAAGAAATTGGCCATGCTCGAGGAGAGTAAAAAGAAGCCCAATGCAGTAAGCTCGCCAACCTTGATACAGCATCCGATAACTCAAAAGTCCGACATTGTCATCAAAGCTCCGCACAATCCGCCTAGCACGAGCACCACCCCCGCTGAATCTAATAGCGAAAGCTCCTCAAACTCAAATCCCTATTGAGCTATTTGCATGACCCCTTCTGAGTTAAATGCATTACCTGCACCCCTGTTTTGGCGCAGAGTGTTTTGCAGCCTTTATGAACAGCTCGTTTTATTGGGCGTTGTGGCTTTGACTTTTTTATTGCCGAACCTAGCCCTAGGCATTTTGTTCGGAATTTCTTTGCCGAGCTGGCTGACTTTTTTATATCTGTATCTCGTGCTTGGGTTTTACTTTGTTTGGTACTGGACCAAGACGGGACAAACTTTAGCGATGCAAACCTGGCGCATCAGACTGATTGCTCTCAATGGGATGGCGCCGACCCGCATTCAAGCAATACGGCGTTACATTTATGGATCACTATGGCTTGCGCCTTGTATTGGTATCCAATACTGCTTTGATTTACATCGCTGGCAAATTATTGAAATGCTATTTTTTGTGGCGCTCTTTTTGTGGCCACTCAGCATCTTCTTGGATCGAGTAAGTCCATTACAGCGTCAAGGACTTCCCGATCGGTTGGCAGGTACGCGTCAAGTCGTTCTACCAACAAATCGGGTCACACTGAGCTGACTTACTGCCCCAAAGGCTTGGGCAACTTCGCAGCGTACTTATTCAGCTCTACTTCGTATAGCTTCAAGATCTGCGCCAAGGCTTCTTGCTGACCTTGAACAAGTGCTTCTGGGGTGTTATTCGTCAAAGCAACTCGCTTGGTATAGCGATTATTGCCAATCACCGGCTTTTCGTTACCTGCTGTTGTTACGGTGAGGAAGAACTCGACTGTTACAACAGCCTCTGGTCGAACTCGGTAATCACCATAAAACTCTTCTACGCTAGCCTGCAAGGTATAAAAAGGAAAGAAGCTGGTGTTCTGCCCCACCGTCATTGCAAACATATTGGCCTGGTTCATCCACTGACGAGTAGCATTGGAGACCATCTCATTTGGTAATGTGGCATAGACGTTATAGAAGTCTTTCTCATAACGGTTATCACCCAAGCGATAGACCAGAGATTTACCATCAAATGGGGGCGTTACTGAAACTGTGCCCATCCGTAACCAAATATCCGTACGAGCTTGATAAGTAGGACCCGTTCTCACAGGGGCCACTAACCAGCTATTGGTCTCGATGGGTGGGCGATTTGGCAATGAGCAAGCCAATAATGTGCAGGCCGATGCAGCACAGAGGATGAACTTCAGCGTATTGGCACTCATGATGTGATTGAATCTCATTTTTGACCTCCCGCAGCGCTACTGCTTTGTGTTCCATTCATGGGCAGAATAATTTTTGGTGGAGGCTCCCCCCAAATCAGGGTGGCAGGCGAGCGACTGGCAATCCGCGACAACTCATTGAGCTGTTCGGTCGTTTGACGAATATTTTCCATGGAGATTTCTGTATTGCCTTGGACGCTCGTGAGAGTCTGACGCAAAGAGACTATTGACCCAATCAGCTCTCGGGTTAAGACTTCTAGCTCACCTTTATCCGTCACCTTAGAGATACGCTCCAGAACGATATTGAGCTCTTGTACAGACTTCACGACACCCTGGTTTCCTTTACCATCGCCAGCCATCAGCACGTTGAGGTTGGTTAATAAGGCGTTAAATTTTTGCTGAGTTTCCTGTATGTCGGCTTTGCTCAATGAATCCACAATCTTCTGTAGGCCAGAAAGAATTTCATCAGTCTGACTTGGCAATGAAGGGATCTCAAAATACTCCGGTTTCCATGGAAATTTTAGCGGTGGATACATTTCTGCAGAAGAGTGCGATGCAAAGTCAAACTCAACATAGTTCACACCCGTAATCCCCATCGACTTCACGCGAGTACGAAGACGATCCTGTACAAACGTATTCAGACTTTCTTGATCGATCTTATCGCCAAAGATTTGCATCCGGATCACCACATATTCTTTGCGCTCCGTAATCGGAGTTTCTTTCTCATACATATCGCCAGATAAGCCGACTAAAGTAACTTGTCCAATCTTGACCCCCCGAAAACGAACGGGAGCACCAACATCCAAGCCAGTGACAGACTGTTTGACGTAGGTTTCCACCATGAAGGAGGGTTTGAACAAACGCCCTCCTCCAAAGATCAGAATAATGGCAATCAAAACGCCGATGGCACTGAGTACAAACGCACCTAAGCGAAAATAATTGGGATTGGCATTGTTACTCATGCGACTTCCTTACTCATAATGCGGTTAAAGAATTGATGGACGCGAGGGTCGGGGCTGGAATCTCGTAATACCTTGGGATCACCCTCGGCAATAATACTTTTGGTCTTTTTATCTAGCATGATGACTTTATCGGCAATGGCGTAGATGCTCGCCAACTCATGAGAAACAATCACAAAGGTAAAACCGAGGTTTTTAGATAAATCCAAGATGGTACTGTCCAGATCTGCTGAGGTAATTGGATCAAGACCTGCAGAAGGCTCATCCAAGAACAGAATCTTCGGATCCAATGCCATCGCACGCGCAATGGCAGCGCGCTTTTGCATACCACCACTAATCTCGTTCGGCATATAGCTTTCATAAGGCAGCAAACCAACTAAATCGAGTTTGCAACGTGCTAAGAGCTTCATTTGGTCTTGGGTCAACTGGGTGTACTCTTCCATAAAGAGTGTCACGTTATCCAGGAGATTCATTGAGCCAAATAAAGCACCCTGCTGGTACATCATGCCAAAGCTCGTCATAATTTTTTGTCGCTCGGCACCGACTGCAGTCGTAATGTTCTGCCCTTCAATCAAGACATCACCAGCCAAAGGTTGATGGAGACCGTTGAGATTGGTTAATAGGCTCGATTTTCCGCAACCAGAGCCGCCAAGAATCACAAAGATTTCGCCAGCGTTCACGGAGAAATTGAGGTTCTGGAGCAAAATATTTGAGCCATAACCTACGGTCAGGTTCTGCACATCAATGGCTGGTGTGTTTGTCATCAGAAGCCCGTCTTATAAGAAATGAAGGCAAAGATGCCATCCACCAATACGATCAGCACAATACTGCTCACCACTGCCCGCGTTGCAGAGATACCGACCGCTGCAGCCCCAGTCCCCGTTTGCATTCCACGCAAACAACCGACCGCAGAAACAACCACACCAAACAGCGTCGCCTTAATCAAGCCAGACAGGATGTCTTCGATACCGACTACCTGCAACATGCCGTTATAGAAGTTCACCATGGGCACACCATAAATGACTAGGGTGAGTGCTGAAGAAAAGACGCTCACAAGATCGGCAAATAAAGTCAGAATTGGTGTCACCAAAATACCTGCCAATACACGGGGCACAATCAAGAAACGAACTGGACTGAGACCGCCTGTCACTAAGGCATCAACTTCATTGTTCACAGTCATCGTACCGATCTCCGCAGCGAACGCAGCTGAGGAACGGCCAGCCAATAAGATCGCGGTGATCAATGGCCCGAGTTCGCGGAAAATGCCGAGAGAAACCAAGGGGCCCACAAAAGAGATAGCGCCGAACTGTTGCATACCAATGGCAGATTGGAAGGACAAAATCACGCCAATCAGAAAGGCCACCAAACCTACAATCGGCAAGGCCGCAATACCAGCTTGAACAGCGGCATTCACAAAATCGCCCCAACGGACTTTAGCGGGATTACATACTGACCACGCTAAGTCTGATGCGAGGTGTCCAGTAAAAGAAATTAAGCCTGCTGAATCATCCAAAAGGTTTTGGGTCGCCATTCCGGTGCTGACTACAAAACTTCTTTTTGGCTTTACAACTGCAGGGGGGAACAAATTACCAATCGGCTCAAATTCTTTGAGGAGCGGTTGATAGCGCGCATCCAGTCCAATGATCTCAAATTGACCACTGGCATTTTTTTGCGCCTGCTCAAGATCGATCAAAAAAGCAAATCCGGAGCCATCCAATGAGGTGACTTGGCTGGCATCAAATGAGAGTGCGGGATTTTTACCCTTTGCCTGAGTTAACCAAGCGTCCTGCTTTTGGCGAATGTCTGTCCAAGTGTGCGCCAAGGTGTAGACATTGACCTGCCCTTTCAGGGCCACTTTGGCATGCAGGGGGTCGAGTAAAGTCCATTCAGCTACTGGTGAATCGAGGTTTTGTTCTAATGGGCCGGGAATGGTCTGAGAAACGCTCATAGCCTAACTATAAGGGATCTCGATGACTCCCATAAGGAAAAGGGCCCAGTTTTTACACTAGGCCCTTGGTGTTTTGGTGCGGCTGGCAGGAATTGAACCCACGACCCCTTGGTTCGTAGCCAAGTACTCTATCCAGCTGAGCTACAGCCGCAACAGCCATAATTATGCCATGGAAGAGAAGAACTACATCACACCCACCGGTCACGAACGTATCAAAACTGAGCTTTTGCAGCTTTTAGACGTCGAACGTCCCGAGATTGTGAAGGTAGTCCATTGGGCCGCCTCCAACGGGGATCGCTCTGAAAATGGCGACTACATCTACGGAAAAAAACGTTTACGGGAAATTGATCGCCGCATTCGCTTCCTCAATCAACGGCTGGAATTCGCCGTAGTAGTTGATAACACCGCCCGCAAATCGGGAGAAGCTGATGCAGAGCAGATCTTCTTCGGTGCTACCGTGAGCTATGCCGCGCTCGAAGGAAAAGACGCCGGGAAAGAAACATGCATCACGATTGTCGGAGTAGATGAGGTCGATTTAGACAAAGGCAATGTGAGCTGGGTCTCACCGATTGCAAAAGCACTGATCAAAGCCAGATTGGGCGACTGCGTCAAGATTCAGACACCTACCGGTCTGACTGAGATTGAAATCTTAGATGTGCAGTATCTTTAGTCTGAGCGGGTGCGTGTCGCTCGCATCACATCATGATTTGAGCGCAAGCTACGCATCACCTTAGAGAGATGCAAGCGATCAGAAACCTGAATCGTAAAGCGAATCACTACAGAATCTTCTTTGTAACGATCGTCCATCGAGACATTCAAAATATTGGAATCGGCGGAGGTAATGCTGCTAGCCACTCGAGCGAGTACACCCTTGCCTTGGCGAGTATCGACCGCCAGATCCACTTCGAACTCGCGATTAATATCTTTCCCCCACTCCACCTCAACCCATTTATCACCATCTTTTGAGAGCATGCGTAAGGCATGGGGACAATCATTAGTGTGAATGTGCAGGCCCTCGCCTTTACCGAGGTAGCCAATAATGTTGTCACCTGGAATGGGATGACAACAACTCTGGAAGCTAATGGAATTGCCCTCGCGACCATCCACAATAATGGCCTGGCGCTGATGAGAATAGGAAGGCTCAAGCTGTGTAGCGGCCCAATCGGCAGCATCTAACCGCATTTGCTCACCCATACCCTCCTCATCGAGCAGAATCTTCAAGCGAATCGCGAGCTCTTGGGGTGAACGTCGTCCGAGCGCAATATTGACGCAGGCCTCTTCACGGGTTTTATCGCCTGTCCAATGGAGTAATTTTTCCCAGACCTCGCCAGTCAATAAAGCAGCATCGACTCCTTGCTGGCGTAAGGCGCTCATCAAAAGACGCTCGCCCAATTGCAAGGATTCAGAATAATGTTTGGTTTTTAAGGAGTGGCGAATGGCTGCGCGTGCTTTACCTGTGCGAACAAAGGCTAACCAGCCAGGGTTAGGTTGCGAGCTTGCCGAAATAATGACCTCAATAATGTCGCCATTCTTAAGCTCACTGCGCAGCGGTAATTGCAGTCCGTTGATCTTGACTGCGACACAGGTGTTACCAAGATCGCTATGAATGGAATAAGCGAAGTCAAGCGCAGTAGCGCCACGCGGTAAGGCGCGGATATGCCCCTTAGGCGTAAAGACATATACCGCATCTGGGAACAAATCAATCTTGACATGCTCAAGGAACTCTTGCGGGTCGCCACTACTATCCTGAATATCAATCAGCGATTGCAACCATTGGTGGGCTCGGTTCTGCACCTCACTCATATCAGGAGCACCATCTTTATAGGCCCAGTGGGCTGCTACGCCAGCCTCCGCTACTGCATGCATATCACTCGTACGAATCTGAAACTCTACTGGCACACCTGATGGCCCAATCAGGGTCGTATGTAAAGATTGATAGCCATTGAGTTTAGGGATAGCAATGTAATCTTTGAACTTCCCTGGCATGGGCTTAAACAGCGCATGCAAAATACCCAGAGCGCGGTAACACTCATCAATCGAACTGACCGTCACGCGAAATGCATAGACATCTAGCACTTGAGAAAAATTCACATGCTTTGCGCGCATTTTGGAATAAATACTGAACAGGGTTTTCTCGCGCCCCTGCAAGTCCACTACTAAATCGGATTTGGCAAACGCCATACGCGTGGCTTGCAGAATTTTTTCCACCATCTCTTTGCGATTACCACGCGCCCGTTTAACAGCCTTCTCAATAACCCTGAAACGCATCGGCATTGAGTAGCGAAAACTAAGGTCTTGTAATTCACGATAGATCAGATTGAGTCCCAAGCGATGGGCAATCGGCGCATAAATTTCAATTGTCTCGGCAGCAACCCGGCGGCGCTTTTCCATCGGTACTGCATCCAAGGTCCGCATATTGTGAGTACGGTCCGCTAGCTTGACCAAAATGACTCTCACGTCCCTAGCCATCGCCATGAACATTTTGCGAAAGCTCTCTGCTTGCGCTTCAGCATGGCTTTGGAACTCGAGTTTGTCGAGCTTAGTTAAACCTTCAACCAGTTCAGCAACCTTCGCCCCAAAGCGCTCAACCAATTCTGCTTTGGTTGAGCCAGTATCTTCAATCACATCATGCATTAACGCAGCCATGATGGAAGCAGCGTCTAATTTCCATGTGGCACATAACTCAGCAACAGCGACTGGATGGGTTATATAGGGTTCGCCGCTATGACGGTATTGACCTAGGTGGGCTGCATCAGAATACTGAAACGCCTTTTTAATTTGGCCAATCTCATCAGGCTTGAGGTAGGTCAACTTATTGAGTAAACCCTCAATGGAAACGACTTGGTGCTTGAGTGGCAGAGTAGGTGCAGAAGTTGGGCCGAATAAATGGCGACTCGATTGCGCCAACAGAGTCGCAATAATCGATTTCTTACCTGCCTGTGCATCTAATGAATTTTGGGGATCAAGCAATTCTGCTTGCCCAGAAACTACGCCGGAGGATTCCGAGGCACTTGAGGCCCTGCTTTTTAGACTGAGAGGGAGCTCCACACCGGAACTCCTAATTTATAGAGGTACTTTGGTCAACATGTCACGGTCGGTTACACCAGCGGCAACTTCGCGTAACGCAACTACGGTTGCTTTATCTCTGGACTCAACGCGTGGGGAGTGACCTTGAACCAACTGGCGAGCACGATATGTGGCAGCCAGAACCAGTTCAAAACGGTTAGGAATGGTTTTAAGACAATCTTCTACAGTAATACGGGCCATGCTGAACTCACTTCGTTTTTAGCTTCAATACCCATAGGATAACTGATTACACCCCAAGGCGCCTTAAAAGCACGGGGTTGCGCGCCATCACGGGGCCTGAGCGTAAGCGGCTTGCCGCCAAAATATGGCGTAAATCCGCTAAGGCTTGATCAAAGGCATCATTGATCACAATGAAATTGGCTTCATGAGCGTGCTGGAGCTCGATATGGGCGGCAGCCAAGCGTCGTTCAATGGTCGCCTCGTCATCTTGCCCTCTTTTGCGTAAACGCTCTTCAAGGGCTTCGATTGAGGGAGGAAAAATAAAGATCCACTGCACTGCTGGAATTAACTTGCGTATTTGCTGAGCACCTTGCCAATCAATCTCCAAGATCACATCACTGCCCGCTTGCATTTGGTTTTCAATCCAAGTTTTGGAAGTGCCATAGAAATGGCCATGAACCTCAGCCCATTCCAGAAACTGCGCTTGATCCCGTTCCCGCTTAAATACTTCAGGAGTCACAAAGCGGTAATCCCTGCCATCCACTTCACCGGGTCGGGGTGAGCGCGTTGTGGTCGATAGCGAGAGGGTTAAGCCAGGCTCACTCTGCAATAGCGCATTAACCAAAGAGGATTTGCCCGCGCCCGATGGGGCCACAATCATCAGCATGCTGCCTTGGTAAGCGTTATTTAAAGTCATAGCTTGATTGTATGTAAAGGTTTTGCTTACTCTAAATTCTGGACTTGCTCGCGCATTTGCTCGATCAAGAGCTTCAGCTCAAGAGCAGCTTGAGTGCACTCTTCAGCCACTGATTTGGAGCTCAGAGTATTGGCTTCCCGATTGAGTTCTTGCATTAAAAAATCCAAGCGCTTACCAACGGGTCCCTTACCCGCCAATGCCGAATCAACTGCTTGTAGATGGGTTTTCAAACGCGCAAACTCTTCGGCCACATCAATACGAACGGCATACAAGACTACCTCCTGCCGAATCCGCTCCATCAACTCTATGCCACTTTTAGCTTGGGCTTGTGCAGCCAAGGCTTCTGATAAACGCTCTGTGAGCTTTTCTTGATACTGTGCTACGTAGCCCGGGATCAGGGGCTCAATTTTGGCGACAATCTCGCGCATCTTTTGGGTGATATTCAGGAGCACCTTAACTAGGGCCTGACCCTCGGCAGCACGACTCTCCATGAGGGCAGTTAATGCAGCCCTGCCAGCTTCAGCAGTAGCGACCAACCAGCTATCTTCATCCCCGCGTGGTTCAGATAGTACCCCTGACCAGCGCAATACTTCAGCAACGCTCATGGGTTCGGCTTGCGGAAAGCCTGCTTGAACTTTTTCTTGGAGACTATACAAGGCATCAAGAGCATCTTGATTGATGGCGCCTAAGGCATGGGGGTTAGGTTTACTCGCACCTGCGCCATTTGAGTTAATGCGCCAGGCCGCCCTAAATTCGACCTTACCCCGACCCAAACTTTGGGTAACCATTTCTCTGAGGGCTGGCTCGGCAGCCCTGCATTCATCCGGCAAACGAAATCCGAGGTCTAAAAAACGGCTATTGACCGCCCGACACTCCATTTGCAGATCAGCAACTACCCCTGCGCCCAAGGAAACTTGGCGAGAAGCGCTGCCATAACCGGTCATGCTCGATATCATATGGACATTGTAGATTGATCTATCTCTCAGGACTAAAGAATATGAATACCAAAAACCAGACCCCTATCAGCCGCCCCAGCGGTCGCGCCCCTCAGCAATTGCGTGAGGTATCCATTACTCGCTCATTTACCAAGCATGCTGAGGGATCAGTCCTCATTGCTTTTGGGGATACCAAAGTCCTATGCACTGCTAGCGTCTTAGAGCGAGTGCCCCCGCACAAAAAAGGGTCTGGTGAAGGTTGGGTTACCGCTGAATACGGCATGCTTCCCCGCTCCACCCATACACGCAGCGATCGTGAAGCCGCCCGAGGGAAACAAACCGGTCGCACTCAAGAGATTCAACGTTTGATTGGGCGTGCCATGCGCAGTGTTTTTAATCTCGAGATTTTGGGTGAACGCACGATTCATTTAGATTGCGATGTTTTGCAAGCCGATGGCGGTACACGTACCGCAGCGATTACTGGCGCTTATGTTGCAGCCCGCGATGCTGTCAACCATCTTTTAAGAGCTGACATCTTGAAGCAAGATCCCATCATTGATAGTGTGGCAGCGATTTCGGTTGGCATCTATCAAGGTCAACCAGTACTGGATCTAGATTACCCAGAAGACTCCTCCTGCGATACCGATATGAATGTTGTGATGACGGGCAAAGGCGGCATGATTGAGATTCAGGGTACTGCCGAGGGAGCTGCATTCTCGCGCGCTGAACTGATTGAGCTATTGGATTTAGCCGAGCAAGGCATTCAGGAATTAAGCAAACTGCAAACCCAAGCCCTCAAGTAATTCATTCGTAATGCAAAAACTGGTTCTTGCCTCAAATAATGCTGGGAAACTGAAAGAGTTTTCAGAATTATTGGCGCCCTTTGAGTTTGAAATCATCCCTCAGGGACAATTAGATATTCCAGCTGCGGAAGAACCCTTTGACACCTTTCTGGAAAATGCCTTAGCAAAAGCCCGTCATGCGAGTCAACTCAGTGGACTGCCTGCTTTAGCAGACGACTCTGGTATTTGCTTGAATGCATTGCATGGCGCTCCGGGTGTTCGTTCTGCGCGTTATGCAGGTGAGCATGCTAACGATGCCGACAATAACCAAAAATTGCTAGCAGCTCTTGCTAATCAAACTGATCGCAGTGCTTATTATGTGTGCGCTCTCGTGCTGCTGCAAAGTGCCGATGATTCAAACCCCATCAGAGTAGAAGCCCATTGGGATGGTGAGTTCATCGACATCCCCAGAGGGGATCACGGTTTTGGCTACGACCCCTACTTTTATATTCCTGAATTAGGCAAAACCGCTGCAGAGCTCTCACCCAGTGACAAGAATGCATTTAGTCATCGCGGTCAAGCATTAAGAATGCTTCTCGCTGAGTTAATCAAGCTGGATCAGCGTGTCTAGCTCAATACTGTTGCGCCCCCAGTTCACAGCGCTCCCGCCGCTGGCTTTATATATTCACTTTCCTTGGTGTGAACGAAAGTGCCCTTACTGCGACTTTAATTCCCATCAGATTAAAGAAGGAAGAAGTGGCTTCGATGAAGCGCGTTATATCAAAGCGCTCATTACAGATTTAGAAACTGAACTCCCACGCATTTGGGGTAGACAAGTACACAGCATCTTCATCGGTGGTGGGACACCAAGC
This genomic window contains:
- a CDS encoding DUF3619 family protein, which translates into the protein MNHSKIDNLTPLEADRFGQASAALLRQGAQNLPANIKDRLYAVRMKALSLSKAQVHARSNVLATNTGNWSSHSSTLWDGFRWAAPVAFLVLGLYGIAQWQQDSRINDIAQVDAALLTDDVPPDAYADSGFLSFLKNGPLSDSDSDSVDPSTH
- a CDS encoding DUF3106 domain-containing protein, translating into MPHSLKNHLASSLALLALCFLGPVGLSGAQAQSSGAAGGAHAKATGIPEKTPDGIWDNLKPSQQAILAPLEEDWDYLTPESRKRWVQVSNLYPKMSESEQQRLQSRMKSWSNLSQKDRRIARENYLASLKFPADKKAEAWSAYQKLSEEQKKKLAMLEESKKKPNAVSSPTLIQHPITQKSDIVIKAPHNPPSTSTTPAESNSESSSNSNPY
- a CDS encoding RDD family protein, whose amino-acid sequence is MTPSELNALPAPLFWRRVFCSLYEQLVLLGVVALTFLLPNLALGILFGISLPSWLTFLYLYLVLGFYFVWYWTKTGQTLAMQTWRIRLIALNGMAPTRIQAIRRYIYGSLWLAPCIGIQYCFDLHRWQIIEMLFFVALFLWPLSIFLDRVSPLQRQGLPDRLAGTRQVVLPTNRVTLS
- a CDS encoding PqiC family protein, which produces MSANTLKFILCAASACTLLACSLPNRPPIETNSWLVAPVRTGPTYQARTDIWLRMGTVSVTPPFDGKSLVYRLGDNRYEKDFYNVYATLPNEMVSNATRQWMNQANMFAMTVGQNTSFFPFYTLQASVEEFYGDYRVRPEAVVTVEFFLTVTTAGNEKPVIGNNRYTKRVALTNNTPEALVQGQQEALAQILKLYEVELNKYAAKLPKPLGQ
- a CDS encoding MlaD family protein produces the protein MSNNANPNYFRLGAFVLSAIGVLIAIILIFGGGRLFKPSFMVETYVKQSVTGLDVGAPVRFRGVKIGQVTLVGLSGDMYEKETPITERKEYVVIRMQIFGDKIDQESLNTFVQDRLRTRVKSMGITGVNYVEFDFASHSSAEMYPPLKFPWKPEYFEIPSLPSQTDEILSGLQKIVDSLSKADIQETQQKFNALLTNLNVLMAGDGKGNQGVVKSVQELNIVLERISKVTDKGELEVLTRELIGSIVSLRQTLTSVQGNTEISMENIRQTTEQLNELSRIASRSPATLIWGEPPPKIILPMNGTQSSSAAGGQK
- a CDS encoding ABC transporter ATP-binding protein — its product is MTNTPAIDVQNLTVGYGSNILLQNLNFSVNAGEIFVILGGSGCGKSSLLTNLNGLHQPLAGDVLIEGQNITTAVGAERQKIMTSFGMMYQQGALFGSMNLLDNVTLFMEEYTQLTQDQMKLLARCKLDLVGLLPYESYMPNEISGGMQKRAAIARAMALDPKILFLDEPSAGLDPITSADLDSTILDLSKNLGFTFVIVSHELASIYAIADKVIMLDKKTKSIIAEGDPKVLRDSSPDPRVHQFFNRIMSKEVA
- a CDS encoding ABC transporter permease, encoding MSVSQTIPGPLEQNLDSPVAEWTLLDPLHAKVALKGQVNVYTLAHTWTDIRQKQDAWLTQAKGKNPALSFDASQVTSLDGSGFAFLIDLEQAQKNASGQFEIIGLDARYQPLLKEFEPIGNLFPPAVVKPKRSFVVSTGMATQNLLDDSAGLISFTGHLASDLAWSVCNPAKVRWGDFVNAAVQAGIAALPIVGLVAFLIGVILSFQSAIGMQQFGAISFVGPLVSLGIFRELGPLITAILLAGRSSAAFAAEIGTMTVNNEVDALVTGGLSPVRFLIVPRVLAGILVTPILTLFADLVSVFSSALTLVIYGVPMVNFYNGMLQVVGIEDILSGLIKATLFGVVVSAVGCLRGMQTGTGAAAVGISATRAVVSSIVLIVLVDGIFAFISYKTGF
- the greB gene encoding transcription elongation factor GreB, with the translated sequence MEEKNYITPTGHERIKTELLQLLDVERPEIVKVVHWAASNGDRSENGDYIYGKKRLREIDRRIRFLNQRLEFAVVVDNTARKSGEADAEQIFFGATVSYAALEGKDAGKETCITIVGVDEVDLDKGNVSWVSPIAKALIKARLGDCVKIQTPTGLTEIEILDVQYL
- a CDS encoding RelA/SpoT family protein encodes the protein MLDPQNSLDAQAGKKSIIATLLAQSSRHLFGPTSAPTLPLKHQVVSIEGLLNKLTYLKPDEIGQIKKAFQYSDAAHLGQYRHSGEPYITHPVAVAELCATWKLDAASIMAALMHDVIEDTGSTKAELVERFGAKVAELVEGLTKLDKLEFQSHAEAQAESFRKMFMAMARDVRVILVKLADRTHNMRTLDAVPMEKRRRVAAETIEIYAPIAHRLGLNLIYRELQDLSFRYSMPMRFRVIEKAVKRARGNRKEMVEKILQATRMAFAKSDLVVDLQGREKTLFSIYSKMRAKHVNFSQVLDVYAFRVTVSSIDECYRALGILHALFKPMPGKFKDYIAIPKLNGYQSLHTTLIGPSGVPVEFQIRTSDMHAVAEAGVAAHWAYKDGAPDMSEVQNRAHQWLQSLIDIQDSSGDPQEFLEHVKIDLFPDAVYVFTPKGHIRALPRGATALDFAYSIHSDLGNTCVAVKINGLQLPLRSELKNGDIIEVIISASSQPNPGWLAFVRTGKARAAIRHSLKTKHYSESLQLGERLLMSALRQQGVDAALLTGEVWEKLLHWTGDKTREEACVNIALGRRSPQELAIRLKILLDEEGMGEQMRLDAADWAATQLEPSYSHQRQAIIVDGREGNSISFQSCCHPIPGDNIIGYLGKGEGLHIHTNDCPHALRMLSKDGDKWVEVEWGKDINREFEVDLAVDTRQGKGVLARVASSITSADSNILNVSMDDRYKEDSVVIRFTIQVSDRLHLSKVMRSLRSNHDVMRATRTRSD
- the rpoZ gene encoding DNA-directed RNA polymerase subunit omega — protein: MARITVEDCLKTIPNRFELVLAATYRARQLVQGHSPRVESRDKATVVALREVAAGVTDRDMLTKVPL
- the gmk gene encoding guanylate kinase, producing MTLNNAYQGSMLMIVAPSGAGKSSLVNALLQSEPGLTLSLSTTTRSPRPGEVDGRDYRFVTPEVFKRERDQAQFLEWAEVHGHFYGTSKTWIENQMQAGSDVILEIDWQGAQQIRKLIPAVQWIFIFPPSIEALEERLRKRGQDDEATIERRLAAAHIELQHAHEANFIVINDAFDQALADLRHILAASRLRSGPVMARNPVLLRRLGV
- a CDS encoding YicC/YloC family endoribonuclease, with the translated sequence MISSMTGYGSASRQVSLGAGVVADLQMECRAVNSRFLDLGFRLPDECRAAEPALREMVTQSLGRGKVEFRAAWRINSNGAGASKPNPHALGAINQDALDALYSLQEKVQAGFPQAEPMSVAEVLRWSGVLSEPRGDEDSWLVATAEAGRAALTALMESRAAEGQALVKVLLNITQKMREIVAKIEPLIPGYVAQYQEKLTERLSEALAAQAQAKSGIELMERIRQEVVLYAVRIDVAEEFARLKTHLQAVDSALAGKGPVGKRLDFLMQELNREANTLSSKSVAEECTQAALELKLLIEQMREQVQNLE